From the Desulfovibrio sp. JY genome, one window contains:
- a CDS encoding SIS domain-containing protein encodes MTTPKPSQECGLPGRAKTVCPDGEATQPANAIAWSGHRAALAACLDGLVVTDRAGVACAPDEGFRRWLDAATTVRHAGGCVFLVGNGASASMASHFATDLAKNGCVRTQVFTDLSLVTALGNDIRFEEIYAEPLRWYMTPGDILVAISSSGNSPNIVRAVDVARERGGFVATLSGFSPDNAIRRRGDLNFYIPAPTYGLAETGHASILHHWMDLMECCRKKEVSR; translated from the coding sequence ATGACCACGCCCAAGCCAAGCCAGGAATGCGGACTGCCCGGCAGGGCCAAAACCGTCTGCCCGGATGGGGAGGCGACACAACCGGCGAACGCCATCGCCTGGTCCGGGCACAGGGCCGCGCTGGCCGCCTGCCTCGACGGACTGGTCGTCACCGACCGCGCCGGCGTCGCCTGCGCCCCGGACGAAGGCTTTCGCCGCTGGCTGGACGCGGCGACCACCGTGCGCCACGCCGGCGGTTGCGTCTTTCTCGTCGGCAACGGGGCCAGCGCCTCCATGGCCAGCCATTTCGCCACGGACCTGGCCAAGAACGGCTGCGTGCGCACCCAGGTGTTCACGGACCTTTCCCTGGTCACGGCGCTCGGCAACGACATCCGGTTCGAGGAAATCTACGCCGAACCGCTGCGCTGGTACATGACGCCCGGCGACATTCTGGTGGCCATCAGCAGTTCCGGCAATTCGCCCAACATCGTGCGCGCCGTGGACGTGGCCCGGGAACGCGGCGGCTTCGTGGCCACGCTTTCGGGCTTTTCCCCGGACAACGCCATCCGGCGGCGCGGGGACCTCAACTTTTACATCCCCGCCCCCACCTATGGCCTGGCCGAAACCGGGCACGCCTCCATCCTGCATCACTGGATGGACCTCATGGAATGCTGCCGCAAAAAAGAAGTATCCCGGTAG
- a CDS encoding chemotaxis protein CheC, whose translation MPEITLDSRMDLLSECVNIGLGRAAEALNRMCDSHVKLSAPEIRIMSRPSLTAATADRCPAICEGVFLPFFGAMRGMTALAFAHADAAALVTGLTEAMGIPDPSPHMREDTLREVGNVVLVGVLGAMGTMLGLHVSYQPLSTANNLGPLLAVADALCSVTLYVRAQFAVARYLATGDILVVMAQDGFDALTTALDTKIREQTG comes from the coding sequence ATGCCTGAAATAACGCTCGATTCCCGCATGGACCTCTTAAGCGAATGCGTCAATATCGGCCTTGGCCGCGCCGCCGAGGCCTTAAACCGCATGTGCGACAGCCACGTGAAGCTCTCGGCCCCGGAAATCCGCATCATGAGCCGGCCAAGCCTCACCGCCGCCACCGCCGACCGCTGCCCGGCCATCTGCGAAGGCGTGTTTTTGCCGTTTTTCGGCGCCATGCGCGGCATGACCGCCCTGGCCTTCGCCCATGCCGACGCCGCCGCCCTGGTGACTGGGCTGACCGAGGCCATGGGCATCCCCGACCCTTCGCCGCACATGCGCGAGGACACTCTGCGCGAAGTGGGCAACGTGGTGCTGGTCGGCGTGCTCGGGGCCATGGGCACCATGCTCGGCCTGCACGTAAGCTACCAGCCCCTGTCCACGGCCAACAACCTGGGGCCGCTTCTGGCCGTGGCCGACGCGCTGTGCTCCGTGACCCTCTACGTGCGCGCCCAATTCGCCGTGGCCCGCTACCTGGCCACGGGCGACATCCTGGTGGTCATGGCCCAGGACGGCTTCGACGCCCTAACCACCGCCCTGGACACAAAGATCCGGGAACAAACCGGGTAG